Proteins from one Chitinophaga oryzae genomic window:
- a CDS encoding pyridoxal phosphate-dependent aminotransferase, translating into MPTISQRGVQMPSSPIRKLVPFAEAAKKRGVKVYHLNIGQPDIETPKPVLDAVRHSDFKILEYSHSAGNESYRRKLVEYYGRFNVSLNHNQIIVTTGGSEAIVFAFMACLDPGDEVIVPEPFYANYNGFAVEAEVKIKTITANIETGFALPAMEAFEAAITPRTKAILICNPNNPTGYLYSREEMEVLKQLCLKHNLFLFSDEAYREFCYAGAHFSAMNLEGMDDNVILMDTISKRYSACGGRIGAFVTKNQVVLDAAMKFAQARLSPPSFAQIAGEAAVDLPLDYFDGIKAEYQSRRDVLVEGLNKIPGVFCPNPGGAFYAMASLPIDDSDKFCQWMLESFEYEKQTVMMSPATGFYATPGLGKQEVRLAYVLNRDDIRHAIVCLEKALEVYPGRTHQ; encoded by the coding sequence ATGCCTACCATTAGCCAGAGAGGCGTGCAGATGCCGTCTTCTCCCATCAGAAAACTTGTTCCCTTCGCCGAAGCAGCCAAGAAAAGAGGTGTGAAGGTATATCACCTGAACATCGGACAGCCCGATATCGAAACCCCGAAACCGGTGCTGGACGCGGTGCGTCATTCCGATTTCAAGATCCTGGAATACAGCCACAGCGCGGGCAATGAAAGTTACCGCCGCAAGCTGGTGGAGTATTACGGACGCTTCAACGTATCCCTGAACCATAACCAGATTATTGTGACCACCGGTGGCTCCGAAGCCATTGTATTTGCCTTTATGGCTTGTCTGGATCCGGGTGACGAGGTGATTGTACCGGAGCCGTTCTATGCCAACTACAATGGTTTTGCCGTAGAAGCCGAAGTGAAGATCAAAACGATTACCGCCAATATCGAAACCGGTTTCGCGCTACCGGCCATGGAAGCGTTTGAAGCAGCTATTACGCCGCGCACCAAAGCTATCCTGATCTGTAACCCGAACAACCCCACCGGTTACCTGTACAGCAGGGAAGAGATGGAAGTGCTGAAACAGCTGTGCCTGAAGCATAACCTGTTCCTCTTCTCCGACGAGGCTTACCGTGAATTCTGCTATGCCGGCGCGCATTTCTCCGCGATGAACCTGGAAGGTATGGATGACAATGTGATCCTGATGGATACGATCTCCAAGCGTTACAGCGCCTGTGGCGGCCGTATCGGTGCTTTTGTGACCAAAAACCAGGTAGTGCTGGACGCTGCGATGAAGTTTGCGCAGGCCCGCCTGAGTCCTCCTTCTTTTGCGCAGATCGCCGGTGAAGCGGCCGTGGACCTGCCGCTGGATTATTTCGACGGTATCAAGGCAGAATACCAAAGCCGCCGTGATGTGCTGGTAGAGGGCCTTAATAAGATCCCGGGCGTTTTCTGTCCGAATCCCGGCGGCGCCTTTTATGCCATGGCGAGCCTGCCGATCGATGATTCCGACAAGTTCTGCCAGTGGATGCTGGAGTCTTTTGAATACGAAAAACAAACGGTGATGATGTCTCCGGCAACCGGTTTTTACGCTACGCCCGGCCTCGGCAAGCAGGAAGTGCGGCTGGCGTATGTGCTGAACCGTGACGACATTCGTCATGCAATAGTTTGCCTGGAAAAAGCGCTGGAAGTATATCCGGGCCGTACCCATCAATAA